In one Lolium rigidum isolate FL_2022 chromosome 3, APGP_CSIRO_Lrig_0.1, whole genome shotgun sequence genomic region, the following are encoded:
- the LOC124694338 gene encoding uncharacterized protein LOC124694338 produces MRRARRAELVSLTPRQASACQPERKVVFFVAGAGLSAMLILTWVWICENLCSICSSMAMRSGGEEMAAACSNLNRVHRQAAMCGTGAQRSTAPMHCAGRYCLLTAPSLARCLSAQAVSTSPAPAPHGTLSIMHFIRDIAFPKRASKFSVQFSDYRAHTSVVMQPGT; encoded by the exons ATGCGCCGCGCTCGCCGCGCCGAGCTCGTCTCGCTGACGCCGCGCCAAGCCTCCGCCTGCCAGCCTGAGCGCAAGGTCGTATTTTTCGTCGCCGGTGCTGGCTTGAGCGCCATGTTAATTCTCACATGGGTCTGGATCTGCGAGAATCTCTGCTCGATCTGCTCTTCTATGGCGATGAGAAGCGGTGGGGAAGAGATGGCGGCCGCCTGCTCCAACCTGAATCGAGTCCATCGGCAGGCAGCGATGTGCGGTACTGGAGCACAGAGGTCAACGGCGCCGATGCACTGTGCTGGCCGGTACTGTCTGCTCACCGCCCCCAGCCTCGCGAGGTGCCTCTCCGCCCAGGCCGTCTCCACCTCACCTGCCCCTGCACCCCATG GTACCCTGTCAATTATGCATTTTATAAGGGATATTGCATTCCCTAAAAGGGCATCAAAATTTTCTGTCCAGTTTTCAGATTACAG GGCACATACTTCTGTGGTTATGCAACCTGGTACATAA